The following is a genomic window from Ethanoligenens harbinense YUAN-3.
AAGTTCTTCGCTTTTCATCTGTGCGTACTTTAGAAGTTCAATGGCGTCTGTAATCGAATTAAATAAGGAAAAATACATTTCTTTATAATCTGGCATTTTCATCACCCATGCATATTATGGGACTATTTGTCCAATATGTCAATGGGCCAGATTGGCCCATTTTATAATAAACTGGGTGATAGTAATGCGACTAAAAATTCGAGATTTGCGGGAAGACCATGACCTGACCCAGCAACAAATAGCAGAGTATCTGAAATGTGATCGGTCGCTCTATGCAAAATACGAGCGTGGTGAACGGGATGTGCCGCTGCAAACCGCCGTAAGATTGGCAATTTATTACAAAACAAGTGTAGACTATCTGGTAGGGCTGACGGACGAAAGGATGGCATACAGC
Proteins encoded in this region:
- a CDS encoding helix-turn-helix domain-containing protein, whose translation is MRLKIRDLREDHDLTQQQIAEYLKCDRSLYAKYERGERDVPLQTAVRLAIYYKTSVDYLVGLTDERMAYSRAK